From Chelatococcus sp. YT9, a single genomic window includes:
- a CDS encoding YifB family Mg chelatase-like AAA ATPase — MVTRVATVALEGIESRAVDVQVQIAPGTVGFTIVGLPDKAVAESRERVRSALIASGLALPAKRITVNLAPADLPKEGSHYDLPIALGIMAAIGAIPDDALSGFTVLGELALDGSIAAVSGVLPAAIGAYGRGQGLICPAACGAEAAWASRDGEIVAPVSLIQLANHFKGTQVLSRPLPAVAKPSGALPDLRDIKGQETAKRALEIAAAGGHNMLMSGPPGAGKSMLAQRLPSILPPLGPRELLDVSMIHSVAGLLAGGSLTDRRPFRAPHHSASMAALVGGGLHARPGEVSLAHQGVLFLDELPEFQPQVLDSLRQPLESGEVLIARANHRVVYPARFQLIAAMNPCRCGRATEPGYACRRQPNERCMAQYQARLSGPFLDRIDLVIEMPAVTAADLIQPPPAEGSAEVASRVAAARRIQEERYRSLKLDGILTNAACPAAVLDDIARPDAAGLALLRQAADSMKLTARGYHRVLKLALTLADLDGAAHLRHVHLAEALSYRSVLDRVPAAA, encoded by the coding sequence ATGGTGACGCGGGTCGCGACTGTCGCGCTCGAGGGTATCGAGTCGCGCGCGGTCGATGTGCAGGTGCAGATCGCGCCCGGAACCGTGGGCTTCACGATCGTCGGTTTGCCGGACAAGGCTGTCGCGGAATCGCGTGAGCGCGTGCGCTCGGCCCTGATCGCGTCAGGCCTGGCTTTGCCGGCCAAGCGCATCACCGTTAATCTGGCTCCAGCCGATCTCCCCAAGGAAGGCTCGCATTATGACCTGCCGATCGCGCTCGGCATCATGGCGGCGATCGGCGCGATCCCGGACGATGCGCTGTCAGGTTTCACCGTTCTGGGGGAGCTTGCCCTGGACGGAAGCATTGCGGCTGTGTCTGGAGTGTTACCAGCTGCCATCGGCGCCTACGGCCGTGGACAGGGGCTGATCTGCCCGGCCGCTTGTGGGGCGGAGGCAGCCTGGGCCAGCCGCGACGGTGAGATCGTCGCCCCGGTCTCGCTCATACAGCTTGCCAATCATTTCAAGGGCACGCAGGTTTTGTCGCGCCCGCTGCCCGCCGTGGCGAAGCCTTCAGGGGCGCTGCCGGATTTGCGCGACATCAAGGGTCAGGAGACCGCAAAGCGCGCGCTGGAGATCGCGGCGGCCGGGGGGCACAACATGCTGATGAGCGGACCGCCCGGGGCCGGCAAGTCAATGCTGGCGCAGCGCCTGCCATCCATTCTGCCGCCGCTTGGTCCGCGCGAATTGCTCGACGTTTCCATGATCCACTCGGTCGCGGGCCTTCTCGCGGGAGGCAGCCTGACCGACCGGCGTCCTTTTCGAGCTCCGCACCACTCGGCTTCCATGGCCGCGCTCGTCGGGGGTGGATTGCACGCCCGACCCGGCGAGGTTTCGCTCGCGCATCAGGGCGTGCTCTTTCTGGACGAGTTGCCGGAGTTCCAGCCGCAGGTGCTGGACAGCTTGCGCCAGCCACTGGAGTCCGGCGAGGTCCTGATCGCGCGGGCCAATCATCGTGTCGTCTATCCAGCTCGTTTTCAGCTGATCGCGGCGATGAATCCTTGCCGCTGTGGCCGGGCGACCGAGCCGGGCTACGCGTGCCGGCGCCAGCCCAACGAGCGCTGCATGGCGCAATATCAGGCGCGATTGTCCGGCCCATTTCTCGATCGTATCGATCTCGTCATCGAGATGCCTGCGGTGACGGCGGCCGATCTCATCCAGCCACCTCCGGCGGAGGGCTCGGCCGAGGTGGCCAGCCGTGTCGCGGCCGCACGCCGGATCCAAGAGGAACGTTATCGCTCGCTCAAACTCGACGGAATTTTGACGAATGCGGCTTGCCCAGCGGCTGTTCTCGATGACATCGCGCGGCCCGACGCGGCTGGTCTGGCCCTGCTGCGGCAGGCTGCCGATTCCATGAAGTTGACGGCACGCGGTTATCACCGCGTTTTGAAACTCGCTTTAACTCTTGCTGATCTCGACGGCGCTGCTCATTTGAGGCATGTTCATCTTGCAGAGGCACTATCATACCGCTCAGTCCTCGATCGCGTTCCGGCCGCAGCATGA
- a CDS encoding NUDIX domain-containing protein yields the protein MQELPFLDRLATLVARYRTEMAEPREHLALLRWQIAERHALDDRTTMPGHVTTSAIIVSPDHANILLIDHKTIGRWLQPGGHYEPAASFSLSAAREAVEETAVRGLVLHPWHRGGDIPFAIDSHDVPGKPARAEPDHIHHDLQYLFLADPSLPLIAQEDEVHAALWKPIAELAAIAPRAARRLSALPSA from the coding sequence ATGCAAGAGTTGCCGTTCCTTGACCGTCTCGCAACCCTCGTCGCCCGTTATCGGACGGAGATGGCGGAGCCTCGCGAGCATCTGGCGCTGTTGCGTTGGCAGATTGCGGAACGACATGCCCTTGATGACCGCACGACCATGCCCGGACACGTGACGACGAGCGCGATTATCGTGTCGCCTGATCATGCCAATATCCTGCTGATCGACCACAAGACGATCGGCCGCTGGTTGCAACCCGGGGGACATTACGAGCCCGCTGCCTCTTTTAGTCTCTCCGCAGCGCGTGAAGCCGTTGAGGAGACCGCCGTTCGGGGCCTTGTACTGCATCCATGGCATCGCGGAGGGGACATTCCCTTCGCCATCGACAGTCACGACGTGCCCGGAAAGCCAGCGCGCGCAGAACCCGATCACATCCATCACGACCTGCAGTACCTCTTCCTCGCCGACCCGTCCCTGCCCTTGATCGCTCAGGAGGATGAGGTGCATGCGGCGCTTTGGAAGCCCATCGCCGAGCTTGCGGCGATCGCGCCAAGGGCGGCGCGCCGACTTAGCGCCTTGCCGTCCGCCTGA